The following are from one region of the Paenibacillus sp. KS-LC4 genome:
- a CDS encoding MFS transporter produces MINLQSEDVKRRVIKCMPWILLYEFFQVFNENVFNLITPNLSQEFGITPSTVSLIVTLGKLFLGIASIVFSALSDIVSTRKLMLASCFVLPVVTMIGFFSPHSFTLLITARVLFALTIAIPLALQVVIALKYFDRLTAAKYFGYNAAIFQLASAAGHFFGGYITENLHWNYIFLFPLLTLIGVPTLIKNLPKDESKKGSFDFIGMILVTFISTLLITFMTFKMQYPMLLISAIVFIAIFALYTIKSKNPFIKPELFKVKGIIWSLIVCGLFYGTQVGFGFIFPFIVSNAYGLPVSTIGVFYSLTNIAAFIAGMYSGRIIKAVGYRNIALLGGLFIFSGLTMVAFLVGYSVAFVFVGMGLFNIGYALFFSGYLTNYTQLLPEHQRGSGVGIERLVLNVGSSLGGAFIAMLYGQPYMMNKILDFSSNPKTAMYSNVALVLMVMIAAATFIFTRVFDKKLNRIEQTSSPE; encoded by the coding sequence ATGATTAACTTGCAGAGCGAAGATGTAAAGAGAAGAGTCATCAAGTGTATGCCATGGATTTTGCTCTACGAATTTTTTCAGGTTTTTAATGAAAACGTATTCAATTTAATTACACCCAACCTGTCTCAGGAGTTTGGGATAACCCCATCAACTGTCAGCTTAATCGTTACGCTGGGTAAATTATTTTTGGGTATCGCTTCAATTGTATTCTCGGCTTTATCAGATATCGTCAGTACCCGAAAATTAATGTTAGCTTCATGCTTTGTTCTCCCTGTTGTGACTATGATCGGCTTCTTTTCGCCACATAGCTTCACATTATTGATTACTGCGAGGGTACTATTTGCGCTAACGATTGCGATTCCTCTTGCACTGCAAGTCGTTATTGCCCTTAAATATTTTGACAGATTAACAGCTGCAAAATATTTCGGCTATAATGCAGCCATTTTCCAGCTCGCCTCTGCGGCCGGCCATTTTTTTGGAGGCTATATAACAGAGAATTTGCACTGGAATTATATATTTCTTTTCCCGCTTCTCACTCTGATTGGCGTACCAACCCTTATCAAAAATTTACCTAAAGATGAAAGCAAAAAAGGTTCTTTCGATTTCATTGGCATGATTTTAGTGACCTTTATTTCAACATTGCTGATCACATTTATGACATTTAAGATGCAGTATCCTATGCTGTTAATTTCCGCCATTGTATTTATTGCAATTTTCGCATTATATACAATTAAGAGCAAAAATCCGTTCATTAAGCCAGAATTATTTAAAGTCAAAGGAATTATATGGTCTCTTATAGTCTGTGGTTTGTTTTATGGAACACAGGTAGGGTTCGGCTTTATTTTTCCCTTTATTGTTAGTAATGCTTACGGGCTGCCGGTCAGCACCATCGGTGTGTTTTATTCGTTAACAAACATTGCCGCTTTCATTGCCGGAATGTATTCCGGCCGTATTATTAAAGCGGTTGGCTACCGCAATATTGCACTGCTTGGCGGCTTGTTTATATTTTCTGGTTTGACCATGGTTGCTTTTTTGGTCGGGTATTCAGTAGCTTTTGTATTCGTTGGCATGGGCTTATTCAATATCGGCTATGCTTTATTTTTCTCAGGATATCTTACAAATTATACACAGTTGCTTCCTGAGCACCAGCGCGGTTCAGGAGTAGGCATCGAGAGGCTTGTACTCAACGTTGGCAGCTCGCTTGGCGGAGCGTTTATTGCCATGCTTTACGGTCAGCCGTACATGATGAACAAAATCCTGGATTTCTCATCCAATCCGAAAACTGCGATGTATAGCAATGTAGCCTTAGTGCTTATGGTTATGATTGCTGCTGCAACCTTCATTTTCACCAGGGTATTTGACAAAAAACTCAACCGCATCGAACAGACAAGCAGTCCCGAATAG